Part of the Zingiber officinale cultivar Zhangliang chromosome 6A, Zo_v1.1, whole genome shotgun sequence genome, tttatgaatagtaattttctaaatttagagaatgaatttcattccctaaatattaaaatagtatTTCTCTCTCATTCCTCtagtaataaaaaatttctctcttatctctaataataaaaaataagaaggaaagagaaaaaataataagaaaaataaatacatagtAAATTATTGGGAAGTTATACATTATATAGTGAAAAAtatatatctaaatttaataaaaatagttcttttactctaaattttagattttactaaattttagattttaaattttgaatgagAATTATGATATGGATGCTCTAAAATGATATGAATTTATTAATGCAAGGCATGCTCatttatcttaaaattaataatatgaGTGAGACTAATTAATGatgtataaaaaaatttcttaaaaataaaattatatggatattttgttgattaggaaaaaattaatagatttttatatttatgatatgatattgaagTGACATGTTTGAGATAaaacaaaatttatataaaaaatgatTAATGTTAGGTAGCGTTAAATTTAGGTTGACTGATCCAATCCTAATTTTTTCATGGTTACTAGGATAAATTAAAAGTATTTATAGTGAATGATCCAATTTAGTATCCCTTAATTGTAAGTTttatttgaaagaaaattttctttaaatacgCCGTAGGAATaggaaaaaacaaaaacacaaaattCATATAGATAATCATTGGAGATGCGTTCGCTCTTAAccctctgtttgggaggaggtgagtaaaggggagggaaaggtaaacatgggtaaaaaaaaattttatacttgtttgggagagagtgagccatgaaggggaaggggagagaagggtaaagcttccccttgcatgctcgggaatcagcgaaattccttacaccccaaattggggtgtaaggaagggtaattaaaaattatcccaattttatccttatttatattttcacatgcatatttattaaaaaaataagaggatatttttgtaaatttgtatatttaaccttcatttccATCCCTTTGAACTTTCCCTTCCTTCCAAACAAgggtaagataaatatattactttctctctcttcccctcccttccccttctATTAATGAACTTTACCTCACCCTATCCAAACAAGGGTAAAATGACATGAATTTTGgagatatttttataaaattccaTGAGATATTTATAAAATGGCAAAGACAAGTAGTGGAGCGTGGGAGACGACTGTCGGATTATGATACGACGATAAAGTAGGCTTCTCGCTCCGCTCACTGTCCGCCGACTGCGGCGATAATGTCCTCCCTCGCCGCCGTCTCCGCTTCCTCTTCCGCCGTCCTCTCTTCCACCTCAGCCGCTTCCAACAGGAAGCCCTCCCCTCCTCGCAGCCGCAAGCCACCGCGCCGCCCTGCCAAGAAACCCCTACTCGCCGATGTCCGCCTCGCCGCCCCTCGCCACAACAATGACTCCGACGCTCCTGACCGTCACCTCCTCAAGCACTATGCTAGCCTCGCCTCGAAGCTCGCCAAGAGCGGCAAGCTTCGGGATTTCCTGATGATTGCCGAAGGCGTCATCGCCGCTGGATTCGCCCAATTCGTCGTCCGCATCGATCCGAGGATGATTTCCGAAGGGATCGTTTGTCTCCTTCGCGACGGCAGTCTCGCGGAGGTTGTTGAGTTCGCCAGCGAAGCGGAGAGGATTGGGCTCTGCCTTGCCTCACTCTTTGATGAATCGGCCCTGGAAGCTTTGAGATTAGAATGTCGCAGGCTACTGGACGATGGAAGGCTAGAGCAATTTGTAGAGTTGATGGAGACTCTTGCAGGTGGGGAACGCTTAGTGAGTTTGCTTTGTAATCTTTTCCGCCCATTCGTTAGCGTACTGTGGTGATGCATTGCCTTCTTTCATTGGATGTTTTAGGTTATCAGTTCACTATCAAAGACATTGTAGATCCAGAATACGGATTGAGCAAGATAATTCAACGAGGTGATCCAGAATTGGCTGTAAGGTGTGCTGCTTGCAACATGCTTAAAACTATTGTATACCTCTTTGGCTCTTTGCCATGTTCGATGGAATAATGCTTCTTCTCCAGTATGTGAAATGATGGAATTTTTTTTGATATCTTGGGTTTGCTTTGACAGATGGATAGAAACCTAATACTGTTGAGAGGTATTTCTTGGCTTGATTATTCAGCAACAAAGAGAGATTGTTGAATATGTATACTGTTCTTTGTTGAGTGTTTAATATACAGAGGAGCTCCGGAATTTGTGCATAGATGGGAAATTAAGTTTAGATAGTATGAACATATGTTCAATAAAGACCAATGTTCGGTAGTTATATaagtcaaattaattaaaattgaacaaATGTAGGTTAAATAAAGACCAAAATAGAACTACATAGTAGATTAATTGTAGACAAAAAGTCTGCATAGTTTATGATGATCTAAGTGACCACGTTATTATTaatgaagtattataaacaatTAAGTTCTTGGAAAGTCGCCCCTGGGGCTACGGTGCAATGGAAGGGTGCCAAGTTGTCACCTAGGCACCTGCGGTTCGATCCTTAGCTACAGCGCATTTGTAGggattttttcttcaaatggggCGCGCAACCACGGGATgctgggaaacttccgtggggctGGGTTGTCTGTCCCAAGTTCGGTGTTATCTGGTTCAACATTTTTAAATTGTTGGAAAGTCGAAGTAGCTTTTCCTGGGTAGTTGGAGTATCAAACTTCTTGTTGTAGTTGTAAGTATATATTAGATAAGTATATATTAGATTAAAATTATTTGCAAGCATATGGTTCCATTTACTTGTCAATTTTCTGCATAAACAATTGTGCttaatattttttacttttgCATGATGATGATTCGCTGAAAATTAGACTTGCGGAAGACTTACGCACCATATCTGTTAAGTTGGTTGTTTTCTATGTACGTACAGTGAATGGTAATATCAAAGATCCAATTAACTTGAGTGCCATAATTGCTAAGGCCTCTATGGAGCACCAGTCCAGGTTAAGGCATGCACTTTGTAAGAGCAAGGTCACAAAATGAAGACGTACTCCAAAAACTGCAATAAATGTAAAGATATTAGTTACTAAACATCGTTATTTATGCTTACACCCTTCCCCTTATATGTGATCAACTAGGCATGGGAATAGCATCAAGAGACATGGAAGGCTCTCACTGTGTAGAAGATTAAGTGGCATATAAGATTTATCCATAGACCATGTTGTAAGTTTAAACAATTTTACTAGGTGTTTAGTTGATAGAAGATTAGGTAAAATAATGTCATTGATCCATAAACCATCAACGCAACtaaattattttactattttcttATGTGCTCCTATGAGCACACAAATAATGCAAGTCCTCAAGGCACCATAGGGCCAAACAATACATCTAATGTGTGTGTGGTCAGGGACTTTGACTCAACAAATCCAATTTCTCTATTCACAGTATTgtcctttcttctttttgagtTCTTTTGCCACTTCCAACATAGGAGGGTTGAGAATAATCCGTCTTCTCAAACACCCAAAGGATCTCTCCTCAACTCTCTGGTAGTAACACAATGCCTGTGGATTTGATCCAAAATCACAACTGTTAGTACATGTATCTAAATTTCTGTGTTatgtaaaatttttgaaatatctTCTTAACTGAACCAAATGAGTAAAATATTTATTGCAACTACTAACATGAAGCGAATCAACATAAAATGAACTCCTGTAGTTGAAGAAACTAAACTGCTGTAACTGAAAAGAGCAGTAGCAATTGATGCAATAAAAAATAAAGGCAAGGCAAAGaaacaactttgaaaatttatatttttaacatCACAAGGATCAAAAGAGAATGAAGGAAAAAAGCTAGAAGACTGCAAACCAGCCAAACACAGAAGTAAAATAGAGAAACACAAGATACAATGAAGTGGCCAGAGTCTAAATatatcttattttaaaaaaagtgAATCGAACCACTACTTTTGTTCAGAGATAGTTGTAGAGAATCACCATCTCACAAACTTGATTTTTGGGGAGCCCATGTCGACCACAATGTCATGGATCATATGACTTGAAGGACACTTGTAGAAATGAAGTTATATAGGAAGACTGAGTTACATAGTATGGTTTGTTTGCTCATTTGTCACTGTCTTCTTTGACTAATGTGCTGCAGCAGTTCAGAGCATGGACCATTTTCTACTAGGGTTTGTGCAATGGAACTGTTGGAATCAGTTGCATGTTGGGACTAGAGAGCTAGGTAGAGCAGGTAAAGGTGGGGATCCAAATTGTTGAGTGTGTGAGAGGTGCGCATTGTGATCAAGGCATAAAAGTCTCAAAAGTGGTGCATTGTCGACATTTAAATAGGGCAATAATGGAAATGTCTCATCATATGGATGTAGGTGGTTATTTTTGTATAACAAAATAATTAACCTTCTAAGGAAGTAATGCTGAAGATTCTTCAAGTTGTCATTCAAGATAATTAGCACTTTGAGATTGTTTACGTTATCAATAATGTACTGCTATCCTGCTGTCAAATGGATTTTGTAAGAGTGGATTAGCACACATGTGGTTCTGCTATTTTGCAGTGTTTGATTGTTAGTTTGAATTATTCTGGATTAGAAATGCAATGATCTTCCATATCACAGCTTTGAGAAACTACATATGTTCCTTTATTCATGATAACAGTGCTCTGATGAACATGGTAAACAAACTTTGGCTAGCCATGGTACACAGAATTATATGGATGTGCAATTAATACATTTGCCATAAATACATTTTGACCTTCAATGAGTGACTTATATTCTGTTTTTGCAGGTATGCAAGTGTGTTTCCCCATTTTCAACTTTTGTTCTGCTCAATATTAGAAAAATATGGGAAGAAGCAAGACATTgtttcagctacaaaagcttttgaaattttcaagaaaaaatcaGGTGGACTTAACATGTTTGCTTGGCGAGCTATGATTGATCTTTGTGGGCATTGTGGTGATTTCTTGAAATCTAGAAGCATATTTGAGGTATTGCTTCATCTGTTCCACAACCTAAATTTAAGTTCATATTAGTTCATTGTCCAGATAAGTATGACTTTGAAATTTTATGAAGAATTACTTCTTGACCGCAAAAACTATTTCCAACATCAGAAGGCATCCCATCCTATTCTCTATTTGTCAATAGTTCAGTTGCCAAGCTTTAGAAGCATCCATGTTACTTTCATGTTCATTAATGTTGTGTACCTGTGTTGCTGCTCTAAACTTTATGACTCATCCTGTTGTAATGTGGAATTGTGCATGATTAATATAGAGAACCAATCATTATCCTCTTTTGCAACATTGGTTTCTGTGGTACCTTTGGTTTCAGGTTATACTTATCAATTCATGATTATATTAGATAGTAGGACTGTAACTATTTCAAAGTATGATCTTTTACCGCATTGTACTTTTGGTTTTCACTTTTTTTGCCCTTTTACACATTTTTGCATTAGATTTCAacataatcaattttattttcaatCTGCTTAGAGTTTTGGTGAAAGGTGTACATTCAGCCTCTTTGATATTGTTCATTCCCCTTTTCAATATCCTGAACTGTTTTCATTTTGATcactttttgcttttttttttttgaaaaaaaaatccttttttgtCTTATTGCTTTGTGCATTTCTTATAGTTAGTATGACCTTGAACAATCTGTTGAGTGCTGCTGGATATGACAGACCTTATCTCTTAATTCCTACATGTTGAAGAACTTAAAGAAAAATGTGATGAAATCATAGAAGGAAATTGTTTACATGATGATAATGGCATCTGATTGATTTGTCTTCTAATTGATCCCTATGTCAATCATAAGTATTGACAGTTTAATTCTTTAAGATAATGACATCTTTAATTCTTTAAGATATATAAAGAGAAACTGAAAACCAAGTTTCTGTAGAGTTCTTCAAAAAAAATCCTACTGGAGGAATAAGATTCATGTAGATGAATTCAAATAGTTGTGATATGTAGTTTGTGATCAGAAATAGAAATTAATTGTGGATCTTGCTAATAACATGATAATTCTCCCCACATTTATCTGATACCATATGTATGAGCTTTAGTTACAGAAAAAAAATACTATGTTATTTTTGTCAATTGTATTCACTAATTGTTTCTTTCTACCTGTAATTTAATTGCAGGAGTTGCTCACTAAGAACATTATGCCAAATATTTATGTTCTCAACAGCCTAATGAATGTGAATGCACATGATTTGAGCTACACCTTCCATATTTACAAGCGTATGCAAGTAATGCCATCTCATATCTTATGTTGCTGTTACTAGGTAGGCTGTTTACTCTATAATGATAACATGACAAGTCAGTCCACAATTCTCTTTTACTTTATCCTTGATATTTCTGCCCGACTTGTCAACATGCTTCAAACTGGTAACTATTGATTAAGATGCAAGCAACATAGTCACCCTCTTCCTCTGTAGTATTCTGGTTAATGAAGTGTTCATATTCTACATGGATGCAAATGCTTTGCGGTAATTTGTGATAGACCATCTTATAATCAAGTATCATTGTGACGGATTGTTGATATTGAGGCTTTCAATTTGATTCATAATCATTTGATTAATGtattatttcaaattcatgtTCCATAATACTTTTCTGCATGGTCATAAGTTGactttttcttatttctattattttctttgggTCTTAGACTATTTCAGCTTACAAATTTATACTTGTATAGGATCTAGGAGTAACTGCAGACGTGACATCCTACAATATCCTTTTGAAAGCGTGTTGTAATGCAAAAAGGGTGGATTTGGCTCTAGAGGTGTATGAGGAAATAACGCTTATGGCTTCAAAAGGAGCACTTATATTGGATGTATTTACATATAGCACGATGATAAAAGTTAGTGAGACTGGGATCATATCTTTCTGTTTCGTGTTAGTAATATAGTTCTCTCTTAggatttgtttatttttatcacTTTTGTTTCTATTTTAGGTGTTTGCAGATGCAAAAATGTGGCAGATGGCATTGCATATAAGAGAGGATATGCTTTCTGCTGGTGTGGTTCCAAATATAGTTATTTGGTCAACATTACTTAGTGCTTGTGCCAATGCTGGGCTCGTTGATCCTGCCATTCAGCTATTTGAGGAGATGCTTGTGACAGGCTGTGAACCTAATGCACAGTGTTGCAACACTCTTCTGCATGCTTGTGTGGAGTCATGCCAATATGATAGAGCATTTCGATTATTTTATACATGGAAAGAAACTGGATTCAAGATTTGCTTTTTTGATAAAAAGCTGAGATATTATTCTAGAGTTATTTCCTCAGGAATGAACAATAGGGATGGAACTATTTCATCTAAATTGACATCTATGCAAGATGGTGGGCCTTCTTTGTTGATGGTGGTTCCCTTTAAACCTACAGTACCAACTTTTAATATTCTGATGAAGGCTTGTGGTTCTGATTTCTATCGTGCAAAAGCTTTGATGGATGAAATGAAGACAATTGGTCTTACTCCCAACCATATAAGTTGGTCTACGCTGATTGATAGTTATGGTGCTGCTCATAATTTAAGTGGTGCTATGCAGGTGTATTGACTATACCTACAACTTTTATATTATACAATTCCAAGAATGATTGGTTCCTTCATAAATTGTTAATACATAGCAATTATGAATTCTAATATTTCTTGTCCTTTTCTTTACCATGCAATTTTTCCATATATCTCGGTGATACTGCTTGTATTTCTTCTTTCTAGTTTGTAGCTAGACGATGCTCTTTTGTGAAATTTGATAATCTAAATAAATTGATAATCAGAAGGTTATAAAACAAACACAAGTGTTCAAAAATCATGTCCTTGGATCTTTATTTGTTTACCTGACCATTCAATTTCTGTTTAGATCCATTCCTTTGTCTATCCACTTAGTCCTTTTTTTCTGTCCTTTCTTACTGTGAATATAGCATCACTGTTAGAGTACTGTTTTCCAAGATCAATGGTGTGATTGGATTCACATAAATGATAGTCACAGAACATGTTGCTGCTGTTTCTTATGGTATAAATGTCTATGACCTAGTTTTCATACGGTCCATTTGAGTTGTTAAAGCAAATATCTAGATTCTTAATTTCCAGAAAGCAACGAACACAGAACAGCGAACTAAAAAATTCCAGCTCCAAGGCTTAATCAGTCTAATTAGgacatgtttaagtttttaaattcacATGTTAATTTAGATTTTACCTGTAGGTAATGTGTACTCTAGGCTACATTTTCTGATGAATTGATTAACTTTTTATTTGTTAGTTTCAATGAGTTGCTGTATCAATGCATTTCTAGTGGCATGGATAATTTTTTCTAtctagaattttcaaaagatcaACTTAGTGAGTTCTGTTTGTCTGTTTCAACATTTTCTATGTAGTATTTTTCTTACTTCATCTCTTTGTTATCCAAGTTTTTTAGAGTTTTAATGCTATAGCAATTTATACTGCCATTTCCTGTTTACTAAATTGCCATCTTTCTTCTGAAATGTAGGCATTTAGAGCTATGCAAGATGGTGGAATGAAACTTGATGTTGCTGCTTATACTACTGCCATCAAGGTGGATATTGCTAAATGCTCAAAGATTATATAGTCCTGTCAAAGAAGCATCATACTAATGATATTCTAAACAATTTTTGTATGCTtgctgttttctttcttttccataATGAGGAAGTGTTGATTAATTTGTAATTATTTGTACTTGGCACATAGATTTAGTTAAAATTTCCAAAACTTTGTCCTTAACTAATGTGTATATTTATGAAAAAGTATTTTAACTATGGTGGACATGTAGAACCTTCTGGATTAGCATATTGATTTGTGACATATAAAATTGACCGTAATGTCATGATCCATTAACATCCTTGAAATTG contains:
- the LOC121996565 gene encoding pentatricopeptide repeat-containing protein At5g02830, chloroplastic-like — translated: MSSLAAVSASSSAVLSSTSAASNRKPSPPRSRKPPRRPAKKPLLADVRLAAPRHNNDSDAPDRHLLKHYASLASKLAKSGKLRDFLMIAEGVIAAGFAQFVVRIDPRMISEGIVCLLRDGSLAEVVEFASEAERIGLCLASLFDESALEALRLECRRLLDDGRLEQFVELMETLAGYQFTIKDIVDPEYGLSKIIQRGDPELAVRYASVFPHFQLLFCSILEKYGKKQDIVSATKAFEIFKKKSGGLNMFAWRAMIDLCGHCGDFLKSRSIFEELLTKNIMPNIYVLNSLMNVNAHDLSYTFHIYKRMQDLGVTADVTSYNILLKACCNAKRVDLALEVYEEITLMASKGALILDVFTYSTMIKVFADAKMWQMALHIREDMLSAGVVPNIVIWSTLLSACANAGLVDPAIQLFEEMLVTGCEPNAQCCNTLLHACVESCQYDRAFRLFYTWKETGFKICFFDKKLRYYSRVISSGMNNRDGTISSKLTSMQDGGPSLLMVVPFKPTVPTFNILMKACGSDFYRAKALMDEMKTIGLTPNHISWSTLIDSYGAAHNLSGAMQAFRAMQDGGMKLDVAAYTTAIKACVENKNLRVAYSLYEEMKRYQIQPNLVTYNTMLRARDKYGSFVEVQQCLAIYQDMRKSGYRSNDYYLKELIEEWCEGVLCSQCQSHKLPIRDTGNETNSRKCNNLLLEKVALHLRRDIGDRQAIDIRGLTKIEARIVVLSVLRMIKESYLLGKAIQDDMIIITDVVDKGAARTLTSHNLDVQRCIVKVLQEDLSFDLRTGHGALDDPFSKPSTVLRPPEAVKGFKFQARRPQNTGMIKVTKESLLGWLQRKDHRSSPEGSS